In the genome of Oxyura jamaicensis isolate SHBP4307 breed ruddy duck chromosome 13, BPBGC_Ojam_1.0, whole genome shotgun sequence, one region contains:
- the NME5 gene encoding nucleoside diphosphate kinase homolog 5, with protein MQMLMPEPQIFVERTLALIKPDVVDKEEEIEDVILRSGFLIVQKRKLQLSPEQCSNFYAEQYGKMFFPNLTAYMSSGPLVAMVLARHCAVSYWKELLGPANSIKARRTHPHSLRAIYGTDDLRNALHGSLNVFSAEREIRFMFPEVILEPIPAGQRARDYLNLYVNPTLLAGLTALCKEKPADPMTWLADWLIEHNPNKPKLQHQITEEEHRE; from the exons ATGCAGATGTTAATGCCTGAACCTCAGATTTTTGTGGAAAGAACCCTGGCCCTCATCAAACCAGATGTTGTTgataaagaggaagaaatagagGATGTCATTCTCAGATCAGGATTTTTGATCGTTCAG AAACGGAAGCTCCAGTTAAGCCCAGAGCAATGTAGCAACTTTTATGCAGAACaatatggaaaaatgttttttcctaatttaaCAGCCTATATGAGCTCTGGACCGTTAGTTGCTATGGTTCTTGCCAGACATTGTGCAGTCTCATACTGGAAGGAATTGCTTGGACCAGCAAACAGCATAAAAGCTAGGAGGACTCACCCTCACAG TTTAAGAGCAATCTATGGGACTGATGATCTGAGGAATGCCCTTCATGGCAGTCTCAACGTTTTctcagcagaaagagaaattcGATTCATGTTTCCAGAAG TGATCTTGGAGCCAATTCCAGCTGGGCAGAGAGCTAGGGATTACTTGAACCTTTATGTAAATCCTACCTTACTAGCAGGGCTCACTGCACTTTGTAAAGAGAAGCCAGCAGATCCGATG ACTTGGCTTGCTGACTGGTTGATTGAACACAACCCTAATAAACCCAAGCTACAACATCAAATCACTGAAGAAGAGCATCGGGAATAA